GACCCGGACATTGAACGAGGCATTTCAGAAAGCCTTGCCTTTCGTCAAAACGTGACCTCGCGCCTGGCAAGGACCGTTGCGTCTGAGGCGGGCGGCGCCGGTGCCGCGCTGCTCGCGGACACTGACGAGCTGTGCCGACGACTGGGGATAGCAGAGGTTCGGTTGGTTGAGGACTTACCGGTCATTACAGCGACGTTCGGGTACACCAGGCGGTCATTCGAACCAACGTACGAGGAGCTGGGCTCAAAAGAACTGCCCACCGAGCTTAGACCGTTCCCATCGCTTGATGAGCGAGCGGCGCGGCGAATTCTACTGCCAGAGGCGACTGGAACGGTGCCGATTCTGGCACGAGAGTCAGAACACGAAGGCGTGTTCTTGTCTCTCGATCATGACCGCGTCATCAAATGGCTGGCCGCGAACGGCGTGAACCTCGGTGCCGAGGAAGGGACACCGCCGATCGCAAGAGTCCTTCGGGCTTTGGAACCCGTCGATCGCTACTCCGACCGGATTTGGGACTGCCCGACTCGTCGATTTGTCTTCGGCGTGGTCCATACGCTGTCTCACGTGGCAATGCGGGCGGCGAGCCGGTTTGCGGGAGTTGAGCGGACGTCGATTAGCGAGTACATCTTCCTACCCTTGATGGGCACGGTCATCTTCGACAACTCCAGCACCTTCCGGCTAGGCGGAATGGAGAGCATGGTAAAGTACCAGCTCCCCGCCTTCCTCTCCTGTCTTTCAAGAGAGGCTCTCGACTGCCTCTACGATCCCGACTGTCTTGATCACAGAGGCGCCTGTCACGGCTGCATTCACTCCCCGGAAATCTCCTGTCGCGTCTTCAACCACGGCTTGTCGAGGTCGTTCCTGTTCGGAGGTCACGCGCCCTGGGCAGACGTCGCGTCCGACCAACGGATTGTTGGCTACTGGCAGGTATGAGCATGGAGAGATCCGCCTACGTCGCAGCCGCGCGAGTGGTCCCTTGGTTGGTGGCAGACATCGAGGCGTCACTGGGGCGCTGCAGTGACGGCGATCTGATCGACGAGCGGTTTTTGCAGGATTCCGCCTCGACCAGACTGCCGTCTGACGAACAAGTCGCTCTAGTGACACGAGGGCTGAAGGCGGTCGGCGTATTGCGTGAGTCAACACGGGGCGTCGAGTTCCAGAAGACCGGAATGCAGGACACCGCCGGGTATCGCCAGGGAGTTCGTGACACCGTAGCGGCTGGCGAGCGTGAACGGTCTTGCCGCGACGACATCTCACTGTGTGCCGCCGTTCCCAATCGGGCGCCCGACAACATTAGGGAATGCGCGACGATCGAGGCGTCAGACCTTAGATCCGGCATCGTGGGCTTGATCTCTGCTACTAACAGGCGGCTGGTCTTGGCGTCGCCGTTCTGGGACGCAGACACAGCGGCGGACATTGCGGACATCGTAAGACGACGAATTGAGTGCGGTGTAACGGTTGATGTGCTTTCCCGGGGAGACAGCAGTAACGGTGTCTATAGACTCCGGAAAGCAATTGGCAACACATCCGCGCTCCGCATCTTCAGGTGGTACGAGAATCAGGGCGCCGGACAAGGTGTAACGACCTTCCATTTCAAGGCAGTTGTCGCCGACGACGGACACCGCGCGTACTTGGGTAGCGCCAATCTGACTCGCGGTGGCTTGCGCGCCACGATGGAGTTAGGACTCATCGTCAAGGGTGACATCGGACGCAGAGTTGCACGAATTGTCGATAGCGTGCTCGCTGCGTCCGAGCGCTATGAGCCAAACGAGTGATGATGCTTCCGGTTCAACGAAAGGAAAGGGACGCGCCTCCGTCCTGCAAGGTGTACACGCCGCGTCCACTCGCTGACGCGATTGTGCGTGCGCTGGGCGACACACCGAGCGACGAATGGCTCGAGCCCAGCGTCGGCGGATGCGTATTCCTGCAGTCGCTAGCGGCATTCGGCGTTCCGCGCGCCAGAATTCGCGCGTTGGATCTTGATCCGCTCCGTCACGGTTTCGATCGCTTGGCGCGCACTCTGCGTGGGCGCGACTTTCTCGAGTGGAGCTGTTCGACGGTAGAGCGCTTCTCGAAGGTGCTCGCAAATCCGCCGTACATTGCGCTCAATCGGGTAGACGCGGATGTGCGAAAGGCAGCACTGAAGATTCAGTTACCGTCTGGAAGCAAGGTTCCGCTGCGGGCGAATTGTTGGCTAGCCTTTCTGAGTGCCAGCACAAATCTCCTTCGTCCGTCCGGCAGCCTGGGCTTCGTACTGCCAGCCGCTTGGTTGTATGCGGACTACGCCGCCTCCTTGCGACAGGAGATCGCCACTTTGTTTGCGGACGTCGAGGTGCACCACAGCCGCAGACCCCTGTTTTCGTCCGTGCAAGAAGGGTCCGTGGTGCTTCTGGCGAGAGGTCTGCGGGCGAATGCATCTCCTGTCGCTGGGCACTTCCGCCAGTGCCACTACGAGACGAGTGAGGAACTGATCCGTGGACTCGAACGCAGTGGCGAACGCACGGTGCGACCATCGGGAGCGGAAGCGGAGGCTATGGCACCTGCCGAGAACGCACGTGCGAAGCAGGAACTGCGAGTTCTAGGTCTGACTAAGGTAGTGGACGACCGGGCAGAGCGGGTCCGGGACGTGATGACGATCCGGCTCGGGGCAGTGACGGGTGATGCTTCGTACTTCTTGTTGACCGAGAACGAGCGAGAGGCAAGGGAGATTCCCAAGGGAGCTCTTGTGCCTGTCGTCTGCCGAGCGCACCACCTAACGAGCGGCAAGGTGAGCGAAGAGGACTGGAACCTGTTGCGGGACGCCGGCGAAAAGGCCTGGTTGTTTCGTCCGACGACGAGCGATAGTCACCTACCGGCGGTTAAGGCGTATCTGGGTTTGCGCCGGAACAACGGCGGATGCAACAGGAGTGCGTACAAGGTCCGATCTAGAGAACCTTGGTACCAGACGCCCATGCCAGATGTGGTAGACGCGTTCATTAGCGGGATGTCCAGCTGGGGACCGTGGCTGGTGTTTCGTGAGATGCCGGGGCTCTCCGCCACGAATACTCTGTACGTCGTGCGCTTCGCTGGGGCATTCTCAATGGACGAAAGAGCGGCGTGGGCAATGTGGCTTTTGACGACCGATGCACGCAGGCTGCTGGCCGAGCGTGGCAGGCGCTACGCAGACGGTTTGGTGAAGTTCGAACCGGGCGATGTCGCTAACATGCCGATCCGCAGGCCGTCTCAGACTCATGGCGCCTACGCGGCCTACCAGCGCGCCGTTCGACTCCTGACGGCCGGAGAGGGACTCCGTTCGCAGGCGATAGCCGACGAGTGGTTTTGCTGAGCGTTACATAAGGTAGTGACTTCAACAGATCCGCTTGCTGTCATAAGGCCACACTGGCGCTGACCCGCTGTAGTCGGCGGGTGAGCAGCTCCGTCAACCCGTTTGTCTCGGATTGACATGACCAGCAAAGACCCGCTTCTGACGCGCTTTGCCGCCGAGCATTCAATCGATGTGCGCAGTCTGCCGGACGCCGAACGGGACGAATTACATTGGGTGCGGCGATGTGCCGAAGCAGTCGATAGAGGCTACGCCGCTCTCTCCGAACAGACTATTGTCTCGGACCCGGCGGTAGGGGTGCTGTGGCATCTTCTCGCTCGGTGCCAAGAAATGGCGGAAGGCGCTATTGTGACTTTCGCGGCGGCGTCGGGTGCGGCAGCAGAGGTGCTGTCTCGCGCGGTTGTCGAGAGAGCCTTGGCGATTCAGTTCATTATCATGAGCCCTCGGGCGCGGCTAGCAGCGTATCTGCGCCACCACGTTGACGATGTCGATCGTCAGATAGCGCAGTGGAGGACTCTAGCGTCGTCGCTGCCAGACGAGGAGCGGCGCGTACACGTCGAGGCGTGCAACTACCGGGCAGTGGCGAATCGAACCATGCGTTCGCTTGTGGACCGCCTTGAGAATGAATTGGTTGGGAAGAATCGTCGTGAGAAGTGGCCTTCGCGTATTGCCGAACGATTCGAAGGGCTGCACGACCGCGTCATGTATCGAACGATGTACGCTCGGCTTTGCTCCGAGACGCACTTCGACGCTGAAGAGACGCTTCGCTACATCGTTGGCAAGTTGGAGGGTTAAGGTGGACCCCAAAGTCTAGACAAAGATCTGGGCCGAGATAGTTAAGATCTTGCCGTCCCTTAACAGGCGCGGAGGCCTCGCCAGAGGCCGCAGCGCCCCTCCGTGAACGTCAGGCAACCTTCGCCCCGGCGTACACCACCGCTGGCGTCCGGTAGGCGAGCGACTGGTGGGGGCGTTCGTCGTTATAGAACCGAAAGTAACGCCCCAGCTGGCGTCGCGCCTCAGGCACCGACCCGTAGTCCTTCAGGTACACTTCTTCGTACTTCACCGAGCGCCACAGCCGCTCGACGAAGACGTTGTCGAGCGCGCGGCCGCGACCGTCCATGCTGACCCGCGCCCCGGCGGCTTCGATCCGTGTGGTGAACCCCGTCGCCGTGAATTGCGCGCCCTGGTCCGTGTTGAAGATCTCCGGCCGGCCCCGTGCGAGCGCCTCGTCGAGGGCGTCCAGGCAGAACTGGCCATCAATCGTCACCGACAGGTCCCACGCCAGCACGCACCGGCTGAACCAGTCGAGAATCGCGACCAGGAACACGAAGCCGTGCCGCAACCGCACGTACGTAATGTCGGTGCTCCACACCTGGTCGACGCGCGTGATCGGCACGTCGCGCAACA
This window of the Vicinamibacterales bacterium genome carries:
- a CDS encoding DUF5677 domain-containing protein, whose protein sequence is MTSKDPLLTRFAAEHSIDVRSLPDAERDELHWVRRCAEAVDRGYAALSEQTIVSDPAVGVLWHLLARCQEMAEGAIVTFAAASGAAAEVLSRAVVERALAIQFIIMSPRARLAAYLRHHVDDVDRQIAQWRTLASSLPDEERRVHVEACNYRAVANRTMRSLVDRLENELVGKNRREKWPSRIAERFEGLHDRVMYRTMYARLCSETHFDAEETLRYIVGKLEG
- a CDS encoding phospholipase D-like domain-containing protein, coding for MERSAYVAAARVVPWLVADIEASLGRCSDGDLIDERFLQDSASTRLPSDEQVALVTRGLKAVGVLRESTRGVEFQKTGMQDTAGYRQGVRDTVAAGERERSCRDDISLCAAVPNRAPDNIRECATIEASDLRSGIVGLISATNRRLVLASPFWDADTAADIADIVRRRIECGVTVDVLSRGDSSNGVYRLRKAIGNTSALRIFRWYENQGAGQGVTTFHFKAVVADDGHRAYLGSANLTRGGLRATMELGLIVKGDIGRRVARIVDSVLAASERYEPNE